The following nucleotide sequence is from Corynebacterium marinum DSM 44953.
TCGAACGGATCGAGACCGAGGTCCTCCGCATCTTCAGTGCTTCATCATGGGCATGACCAACCACTGTATGGGCCCCTCACATAGTCGAGATGAAAGTTCGGATGACCAGGACAAGCAGGTCAGGCATCCGCGTGCTGTGATATGATTCGCGCCATGGGCGTAATGAATGCAATTTTCACCACCTTCGGTCGGCTCCGGAGCTCCGGAGCCGCCGGTGGGTGTGTGCGCTAACGGAGGACGTTCCACGGAGGTAGAGACACCCACCGCTCAGCTTGTCCAGCCGGGCGGCCGTTTCGGCATGCCCGGAGCACGATATCTGCTGCGGAGTGTCTTTTCTATGCCTACCTACAGGCCGAACAAGGGCCGTCACGAGAACGGCCAGAACTACCTTGTCAACAAGTCAATGATTAAGAAGGTCGTTGACCTTGTCCCTGTCAGTGCGTCCGTCCCGGTCATAGAGATCGGCCCGGGACACGGGGCGCTGACCTTTCCCCTCCAGGACCGTGTCCTGGCTACCGGTGGATCGTTGACCGCCATCGAGATCGACCCGGCCTCCGTCCGGTGGCTGGAGGAGCGGCTGCGCCCGGAGGTTCACCTGTACGAGCAGGACGTCCTTGATTTTGTGCTGCCGGACGGCCCGCACGTCCTGGTGGGGAACCTGCCGTTTCACCTGACCACCGCGATCCTGCGGCACGTCCTTCACTCACCGGGGTGGACTCACGCGGTCTTCCTGGTGCAGTGGGAGGTCGCGCGTCGCCGCGCCGGCGTCGGTGGTGCCACGATGATGACAGCCCAGTGGTGGCCCTGGTTCGACTTCGAACAGCACGGGCGAATACCATCCACACATTTCCGTCCCCGCCCCACCGTCGACGCCGGTGTCCTGGTGATGCGTCGCCGGGAAGAGCCTCTCGTCAACTGGTCGGAGCGTGCGCGGTACGCGTCGTTCGTCCATGCCGTGTTCACCGGCAAGGGCCGAGGCATCGCCGACATCGTGTCCCGGGTCGTGGGGCGTCGGCGTGAACGACGGTGTGCTGAGGTCCTGCGTGAGGCCGGTGTTCCGGCAAACGCACTGCCGAAACAGTTGGACGCGGGGCAGTGGGCCACACTGTTTAAGGCCGTGGGGCGCTAAAGGCGAGCTGATCGCGATGTGATCGGTCGCTGCGTCTGATGTCGGCAGCAGAAGAAGTGCCATCCCTCCCAGATCCTGTTCCAGGGAAACTCTAAAGACAGCACCGTTGGCCATACGAAGAGCAATGTCTTCCCGGTCCATCAGACCAGCACGCCATAGAGTGATCAAGAATCCACGCCATATAGCGCTCATATTCACATCTATTGAATTTTCAACTGTCGGAGATTTTCAGTGAAGTCGACGGATCGGTGTGTCATAAACGACCGTTTTTGGCGTCCGTATAAGGCCCCTTCACCGGGCGTTTTCTCGGGCGGGGTATATGGGAATCTGAAATCGTTGAAAACTCGGAGTTTGTCAGTTTCCGAAGTCCTCAGCACTTCTGTCCATAGTCCACAGCGTGCTGTTGCAAAGTTGGGGCAGTAGGAAGACCGGCGTGAAATAATCACAGCCATGGGCATCTTCTCCGGTCGTCATTTCCCCCGTGACATCATCCTGTGGGCGGTGCGCAGGTCATTGCCGCTACGGGGTGAGCTGACCTAAGATCTGGAGGAAATGATGACTTCAGCCGCGGCGTACCGGTTGATCACACCACGATTCTCACCGCTGGGTCCAAAAAATACGCCCCTGAGCTGGATAAGCAAACACGGTGGTACCGGCCAAGTACCTGACTGGCAGGCCAGTTCCTGGCGGGTGGATGAGACCTATATCCGGGTCGGCGGCAGGTGGTGCTACCTCTGATCTGGCGATCACCGCCGGTGGCCAGACCCTGGACTTTTACCTCTCACCAAAGCGGAACGTCGCCGCAGCGAGGCGTTTGCTGGCCAAGGCCCTCAGATCCAATGCGTCAGCCAGGTATCCCAGAGTGACCAACACCGATAAAGCACCCTCCCTAGCCAGGGCAATCACCGAGTTGAAGTCAGAGGGAATCTGCCCGCCAACAGTGGAACACCGGCAGGTGAAATACCTCAACAACATCCTGGAAGGCGACCATGGTCGGCTGAAACGGATCCTCGGGCCGAAAGGCGCGTTTAAGAACTTAGACATCTGCATATCGGACGTTGAAAGGGATAGAGGCGATGCACTCGATTCACGGAAAGGGCAAGGCACGATGTTTGACCTCACGGGCAACCGAACCCAGACGCGGTGATCGTCAACCGGGTATTCGAGACGGCCTAACAACGCCCACACACAGCGGCCATCAGGAAATGAGAAACTGAGTCTTCGCTGCTCTCCGCCCCGCTTTGCAACAGCACCTCTTTTAGGATGGAGCGATTTTTCGGTGAGTTTAAATGGGCCAGGC
It contains:
- the erm gene encoding 23S ribosomal RNA methyltransferase Erm, which encodes MPTYRPNKGRHENGQNYLVNKSMIKKVVDLVPVSASVPVIEIGPGHGALTFPLQDRVLATGGSLTAIEIDPASVRWLEERLRPEVHLYEQDVLDFVLPDGPHVLVGNLPFHLTTAILRHVLHSPGWTHAVFLVQWEVARRRAGVGGATMMTAQWWPWFDFEQHGRIPSTHFRPRPTVDAGVLVMRRREEPLVNWSERARYASFVHAVFTGKGRGIADIVSRVVGRRRERRCAEVLREAGVPANALPKQLDAGQWATLFKAVGR